One window of Quercus robur chromosome 12, dhQueRobu3.1, whole genome shotgun sequence genomic DNA carries:
- the LOC126709873 gene encoding uncharacterized protein LOC126709873, producing the protein MESSSQSPTTLPRMGWAMWHRDRIIAIPYEVIAKIRASPTDTMGWFEEELQIAWRHLFPITPTSLRTRNLALDHPAWGLTPNPWWRFLTDTPLLAGEEAATLNKQKRSLVVPHLDKSGWLVQERKVIDSRGSVSSYMGNFPTMKLFQILTPIRNCDLLLCCREDIVGILKYMIVWKPNWMTSKDFLRRLGWSMMETTSMTPNQVEVPYDNYVTMNILLWNCRGALNVDFKRRVLEMTANHHPSIMVITETRVRGDRVEKIIEDLHFDGFFLPPTLLVMQEAYGCCGRRMKLTFSSYHPLSKKSMPQ; encoded by the coding sequence ATGGAGTCGTCCTCACAATCACCAACAACTCTCCCTCGCATGGGATGGGCAATGTGGCACAGGGATCGAATAATAGCAATCCCATACGAAGTTATAGCAAAAATTCGAGCCTCCCCCACAGACACAATGGGTTGGTTCGAGGAGGAGCTTCAGATAGCATGGAGGCATCTGTTTCCAATCACTCCAACCAGCCTCAGAACTAGGAACCTTGCTCTAGATCATCCAGCATGGGGATTGACACCCAACCCGTGGTGGAGATTTCTCACAGACACACCCCTGTTAGCAGGGGAAGAGGCTGCAACATTGAACAAGCAAAAAAGATCATTGGTAGTGCCGCACTTGGACAAATCGGGGTGGTTGGTTCAGGAGAGGAAAGTAATAGACTCTAGGGGGTCAGTCTCATCCTATATGGGGAATTTCCCAACAATGAAATTGTTTCAAATCCTAACCCCAATTCGAAATTGCGATCTCTTGCTGTGTTGTAGGGAGGACATAGTGGGAATTCTGAAATACATGATAGTCTGGAAGCCGAATTGGATGACATCCAAGGATTTCCTAAGGAGGTTGGGATGGAGCATGATGGAGACAACTTCAATGACACCTAACCAGGTGGAAGTTCCGTATGATAATTATGTAACCATGAATATCCTCTTATGGAATTGCAGAGGGGCTCTAAATGTTGATTTCAAGAGAAGAGTGCTTGAAATGACGGCGAATCATCACCCGTCTATTATGGTGATCACGGAAACGAGGGTTCGTGGAGACAGAGTGGAAAAAATTATTGAGGACCTTCattttgatgggttttttttgcCACCGACACTATTGGTTATGCAAGAGGCTTATGGTTGTTGTGGAAGAAGGATGAAGTTAACATTTTCATCTTATCATCCATTGAGCAAGAAATCCATGCCACAGTGA
- the LOC126708846 gene encoding probable myosin-binding protein 4 isoform X2, which translates to MAETGASFVKVKRHLPGFTAVLTSAACEWFLIFLLLVDAVLSYLLTKFASYCKLQAPCILCSRLDHLLGHETPEFYRDLLCSNHVSEISSLISCHIHGKLADGSGMCEDCLLSFTMKNKSSPETHRLLVGILGMDLVGYGFQSTLPNADFISGSLGTKLCSCCNKPWSSGQNAPRLLQLKSPGTKPNIPLPYLPSRGRQSHRNSLKKIRDKFSGPVISRHVGNSGFDPLSHVGYSELKITSDSESEVPFSDDDDDDGSSVICKKIEAKEDFAVQCASKFPPRTLSSGLDLKQPTHHNDLGPSLLDSSVHTDGSKHHDVRFMASSVSFDHGLGELNWNQFNQKSGPSALPELISLDDIPPLANVMGTPSGESTESTLILPLCQSSNPSALAELITLDGTLPSVGAPLKKPDVTGASDSGRVSIIGHEEVVKLISTTDEAFIKGDQVVNDPSVIKPIREYSSDVCQWAISSEESKASDIVAEQPTLREPDRVNEELKLFPSYDYSAQQMNLSINNTSPIVHGCDEEQQITDTSSPKGIHMLQKSVSVESGLESLDGSVSEIEGESLLDRLKRQVEYDRKCIRALYKELEEERNASAVAASQAMAMITRLQEEKAALHMEALHYLRMMEEQAEYDVEALEKANDLLAEKEKEIQDLEFEIEFCRSTLPNESKTEIIHEGSTDSKGENVTLESASVPSITNNLNVCCKSMLTRVPKGSDKPFVAETPRLEFGEEKLYISQCLENLERKLHQISCDGTLTNRPNGGHSEKFIDGRNHQEEFLNYKVTQSNGPMEENGLYMKKDLCLSNGSYTSYDGSAASDGDDHFVSKENDHFNSNGHKYIMHHGEIDLVALENEISDLNDRLEALEADHDFLEHSLNSLQNGDEGLQFVQEIAHQLQELRKIGIRLIC; encoded by the exons ATGGCTGAAACAGGAGCTTCATTTGTCAAAGTAAAGAGGCATCTACCAGGGTTTACAGCTGTTCTGACGTCTGCAGCTTGTgaatggtttttgatttttctgcTGCTTGTTGATGCTGTATTATCATATCTGCTGACAAAATTTGCTAGTTATTGTAAATTGCAAGCGCCCTGTATTTTGTGTTCCAGGCTAGATCATCTCTTGGGCCATGAGACACCCGAGTTTTATCGAGATTTACTTTGCAGCAACCATGTATCAGAGATATCATCTTTGATTTCTTGTCACATACATGGTAAGCTTGCTGATGGCAGTGGGATGTGTGAGGATTGTCTCTTATCATTCACCATGAAGAACAAATCAAGCCCTGAAACGCATAGGTTGTTGGTGGGTATATTGGGAATGGATCTTGTTGGTTATGGTTTCCAAAGCACATTACCAAACGCGGATTTTATTTCTGGCTCCTTGGGCACAAAACTCTGTTCTTGTTGCAATAAACCTTGGAGCTCAGGACAAAATGCCCCAAGACTACTGCAACTAAAATCACCTGGAACTAAACCTAATATTCCTTTGCCTTATTTGCCAAGCCGTGGCCGCCAGAGCCATCGAAATAGCTTGAAGAAGATAAGGGATAAATTTTCTGGTCCAGTGATATCTCGTCATGTAGGAAACAGTGGTTTTGATCCCTTGTCTCATGTAGGATACTCCGAACTGAAGATCACCTCTGATTCCGAGTCTGAGGTCCCAttttctgatgatgatgatgatgatggtagcagtgtaatttgtaaaaaaattgaggCTAAGGAAGATTTTGCAGTTCAATGTGCTTCCAAATTTCCACCCAGAACACTTTCCAGTGGTTTGGATCTCAAACAGCCAACCCATCATAATGATCTTGGTCCTTCACTTTTAGATTCATCTGTGCATACTGATGGTAGCAAGCACCATGATGTGAGATTCATGGCTTCTAGTGTTTCTTTTGACCATGGCTTAGGTGAACTTAATTGGAATCAATTCAATCAGAAGTCTGGACCTTCCGCATTACCTGAGCTTATTTCACTAGATGATATTCCTCCATTGGCCAATGTTATGGGAACTCCTTCTGGAGAATCAACTGAAAGTACTCTCATACTTCCTCTCTGTCAGAGTTCCAATCCTTCAGCACTTGCTGAGCTTATTACTTTAGATGGCACCCTGCCATCTGTTGGAGCACCACTCAAGAAGC CGGATGTTACTGGAGCAAGTGACAGTGGACGTGTATCTATCATTGGGCATGAGGAAGTAGTAAAGTTGATAAGTACAACAGATGAAGCATTCATTAAAGGCGATCAAGTTGTAAATGACCCTTCTGTTATAAAGCCGATTCGTGAGTATTCAAGTGATGTGTGTCAGTGGGCTATCAGTAGTGAGGAAAGCAAAGCATCTGATATTGTTGCAGAACAACCTACCCTGAGGGAACCTGATAGAGTTAATGAAGAATTGAAGCTGTTTCCATCTTATGATTATTCTGCCCAACAGATGAATTTATCAATAAATAATACAAGTCCCATAGTACATGGTTGTGATGAAGAACAACAGATAACTGATACTTCCAGCCCTAAAGGAATTCATATGCTGCAAAAGTCGGTCTCAGTGGAATCTGGTCTTGAATCTTTGGATGGAAGTGTAAGTGAAATTGAAGGCGAAAGTCTTCTTGATAGGTTAAAACGACAGGTTGAATACGACAGAAAATGCATTAGAGCTTTGTATAAGGAactagaggaagaaagaaatgcTTCTGCAGTTGCAGCAAGTCAGGCAATGGCCATGATAACGAGGTTGCAGGAGGAGAAGGCTGCACTACACATGGAGGCCCTTCATTACTTGAGAATGATGGAAGAACAAGCAGAATATGATGTAGAGGCACTGGAGAAAGCTAACGATCTCCTGGCtgaaaaggagaaagagataCAAGATTTAGAATTTGAGATAGAATTTTGTCGATCAACCTTGCCCAATGAATCAAAGACAGAGATTATACATGAGGGAAGCACTGATTCAAAGGGAGAAAATGTCACTTTGGAAAGTGCAAGTGTACCCTCCATAACGAATAATCTCAATGTTTGTTGTAAGTCAATGTTGACTAGGGTACCGAAAGGCAGTGATAAACCTTTTGTTGCTGAAACTCCTCGCTTAGAATTTGGAGAAGAGAAGTTGTATATTTCACAATGTCTGGAGAATTTGGAGAGGAAGCTTCATCAAATTTCTTGTGATGGGACTTTAACCAACAGGCCTAACGGTGGACATTCTGAAAAATTCATAGATGGTAGAAATCACCAGGAAGAGTTTCTTAATTATAAGGTGACTCAATCAAATGGTCCAATGGAAGAGAATGGTTTGTATATGAAAAAAGACTTATGTCTATCTAATGGAAGCTATACTTCTTATGATGGGTCAGCTGCTTCAGACGGTGATGATCATTTTGTTAGTAAAGAGAATGATCATTTTAATTCCAATGGGCATAAGTATATCATGCACCACGGAGAGATTGATTTGGTTGCtcttgaaaatgaaatttcagACCTCAATGACAGACTGGAGGCACTTGAGGCAGATCACGATTTTCTTGAGCATAGTCTGAACTCTCTTCAAAATGGAGATGAGGGGCTACAATTTGTTCAGGAGATAGCTCATCAACTGCAAGAATTGCGGAAAATTGGGATAAGATTAATATGTTAA
- the LOC126708846 gene encoding probable myosin-binding protein 4 isoform X1 yields the protein MAETGASFVKVKRHLPGFTAVLTSAACEWFLIFLLLVDAVLSYLLTKFASYCKLQAPCILCSRLDHLLGHETPEFYRDLLCSNHVSEISSLISCHIHGKLADGSGMCEDCLLSFTMKNKSSPETHRLLVGILGMDLVGYGFQSTLPNADFISGSLGTKLCSCCNKPWSSGQNAPRLLQLKSPGTKPNIPLPYLPSRGRQSHRNSLKKIRDKFSGPVISRHVGNSGFDPLSHVGYSELKITSDSESEVPFSDDDDDDGSSVICKKIEAKEDFAVQCASKFPPRTLSSGLDLKQPTHHNDLGPSLLDSSVHTDGSKHHDVRFMASSVSFDHGLGELNWNQFNQKSGPSALPELISLDDIPPLANVMGTPSGESTESTLILPLCQSSNPSALAELITLDGTLPSVGAPLKKPADVTGASDSGRVSIIGHEEVVKLISTTDEAFIKGDQVVNDPSVIKPIREYSSDVCQWAISSEESKASDIVAEQPTLREPDRVNEELKLFPSYDYSAQQMNLSINNTSPIVHGCDEEQQITDTSSPKGIHMLQKSVSVESGLESLDGSVSEIEGESLLDRLKRQVEYDRKCIRALYKELEEERNASAVAASQAMAMITRLQEEKAALHMEALHYLRMMEEQAEYDVEALEKANDLLAEKEKEIQDLEFEIEFCRSTLPNESKTEIIHEGSTDSKGENVTLESASVPSITNNLNVCCKSMLTRVPKGSDKPFVAETPRLEFGEEKLYISQCLENLERKLHQISCDGTLTNRPNGGHSEKFIDGRNHQEEFLNYKVTQSNGPMEENGLYMKKDLCLSNGSYTSYDGSAASDGDDHFVSKENDHFNSNGHKYIMHHGEIDLVALENEISDLNDRLEALEADHDFLEHSLNSLQNGDEGLQFVQEIAHQLQELRKIGIRLIC from the exons ATGGCTGAAACAGGAGCTTCATTTGTCAAAGTAAAGAGGCATCTACCAGGGTTTACAGCTGTTCTGACGTCTGCAGCTTGTgaatggtttttgatttttctgcTGCTTGTTGATGCTGTATTATCATATCTGCTGACAAAATTTGCTAGTTATTGTAAATTGCAAGCGCCCTGTATTTTGTGTTCCAGGCTAGATCATCTCTTGGGCCATGAGACACCCGAGTTTTATCGAGATTTACTTTGCAGCAACCATGTATCAGAGATATCATCTTTGATTTCTTGTCACATACATGGTAAGCTTGCTGATGGCAGTGGGATGTGTGAGGATTGTCTCTTATCATTCACCATGAAGAACAAATCAAGCCCTGAAACGCATAGGTTGTTGGTGGGTATATTGGGAATGGATCTTGTTGGTTATGGTTTCCAAAGCACATTACCAAACGCGGATTTTATTTCTGGCTCCTTGGGCACAAAACTCTGTTCTTGTTGCAATAAACCTTGGAGCTCAGGACAAAATGCCCCAAGACTACTGCAACTAAAATCACCTGGAACTAAACCTAATATTCCTTTGCCTTATTTGCCAAGCCGTGGCCGCCAGAGCCATCGAAATAGCTTGAAGAAGATAAGGGATAAATTTTCTGGTCCAGTGATATCTCGTCATGTAGGAAACAGTGGTTTTGATCCCTTGTCTCATGTAGGATACTCCGAACTGAAGATCACCTCTGATTCCGAGTCTGAGGTCCCAttttctgatgatgatgatgatgatggtagcagtgtaatttgtaaaaaaattgaggCTAAGGAAGATTTTGCAGTTCAATGTGCTTCCAAATTTCCACCCAGAACACTTTCCAGTGGTTTGGATCTCAAACAGCCAACCCATCATAATGATCTTGGTCCTTCACTTTTAGATTCATCTGTGCATACTGATGGTAGCAAGCACCATGATGTGAGATTCATGGCTTCTAGTGTTTCTTTTGACCATGGCTTAGGTGAACTTAATTGGAATCAATTCAATCAGAAGTCTGGACCTTCCGCATTACCTGAGCTTATTTCACTAGATGATATTCCTCCATTGGCCAATGTTATGGGAACTCCTTCTGGAGAATCAACTGAAAGTACTCTCATACTTCCTCTCTGTCAGAGTTCCAATCCTTCAGCACTTGCTGAGCTTATTACTTTAGATGGCACCCTGCCATCTGTTGGAGCACCACTCAAGAAGC CAGCGGATGTTACTGGAGCAAGTGACAGTGGACGTGTATCTATCATTGGGCATGAGGAAGTAGTAAAGTTGATAAGTACAACAGATGAAGCATTCATTAAAGGCGATCAAGTTGTAAATGACCCTTCTGTTATAAAGCCGATTCGTGAGTATTCAAGTGATGTGTGTCAGTGGGCTATCAGTAGTGAGGAAAGCAAAGCATCTGATATTGTTGCAGAACAACCTACCCTGAGGGAACCTGATAGAGTTAATGAAGAATTGAAGCTGTTTCCATCTTATGATTATTCTGCCCAACAGATGAATTTATCAATAAATAATACAAGTCCCATAGTACATGGTTGTGATGAAGAACAACAGATAACTGATACTTCCAGCCCTAAAGGAATTCATATGCTGCAAAAGTCGGTCTCAGTGGAATCTGGTCTTGAATCTTTGGATGGAAGTGTAAGTGAAATTGAAGGCGAAAGTCTTCTTGATAGGTTAAAACGACAGGTTGAATACGACAGAAAATGCATTAGAGCTTTGTATAAGGAactagaggaagaaagaaatgcTTCTGCAGTTGCAGCAAGTCAGGCAATGGCCATGATAACGAGGTTGCAGGAGGAGAAGGCTGCACTACACATGGAGGCCCTTCATTACTTGAGAATGATGGAAGAACAAGCAGAATATGATGTAGAGGCACTGGAGAAAGCTAACGATCTCCTGGCtgaaaaggagaaagagataCAAGATTTAGAATTTGAGATAGAATTTTGTCGATCAACCTTGCCCAATGAATCAAAGACAGAGATTATACATGAGGGAAGCACTGATTCAAAGGGAGAAAATGTCACTTTGGAAAGTGCAAGTGTACCCTCCATAACGAATAATCTCAATGTTTGTTGTAAGTCAATGTTGACTAGGGTACCGAAAGGCAGTGATAAACCTTTTGTTGCTGAAACTCCTCGCTTAGAATTTGGAGAAGAGAAGTTGTATATTTCACAATGTCTGGAGAATTTGGAGAGGAAGCTTCATCAAATTTCTTGTGATGGGACTTTAACCAACAGGCCTAACGGTGGACATTCTGAAAAATTCATAGATGGTAGAAATCACCAGGAAGAGTTTCTTAATTATAAGGTGACTCAATCAAATGGTCCAATGGAAGAGAATGGTTTGTATATGAAAAAAGACTTATGTCTATCTAATGGAAGCTATACTTCTTATGATGGGTCAGCTGCTTCAGACGGTGATGATCATTTTGTTAGTAAAGAGAATGATCATTTTAATTCCAATGGGCATAAGTATATCATGCACCACGGAGAGATTGATTTGGTTGCtcttgaaaatgaaatttcagACCTCAATGACAGACTGGAGGCACTTGAGGCAGATCACGATTTTCTTGAGCATAGTCTGAACTCTCTTCAAAATGGAGATGAGGGGCTACAATTTGTTCAGGAGATAGCTCATCAACTGCAAGAATTGCGGAAAATTGGGATAAGATTAATATGTTAA
- the LOC126710126 gene encoding uncharacterized protein LOC126710126: MNDYNGTHESGNFMELLMDGDYRNYCDYHDGGDYNNADNNNDGDNNDDNDGESSDSDDDSDSDSDDDDSNDDSNEEFYQLVAVTCETVVTYFNKYINKTLCYDSEQIGWAWMRRCMEGNEKLCYNMFRMKNEVFLNLCQVLQHDYGLQHYYGLQHSRNIRLEESVAICLLILDHGTCNRIVQEIFQHLGETISRHFEKMITLLGARFVATYVKPSDPTFSEVPTKIQDHPIYWPHFKNCIGAIDGTHVTTVAPTEKSIPYFGRKGYPTQNVITACDFDMLFTFVLPGWKSAAHDTHIFLDTIRKQSNNFPHPPPGKYYVVDSGYPMMKGYLAPSSGISYHLQDFRRRGGNPRTRHENFNHAHSSLRCTIERTFGVWKNKWRIIRNMPSFPFHIQILIVSATMVLHNFVRLNDRIDRGFINANRDSISRREHNSEAGSSYEQNSGSLTDPEMVVLRDSIANSIWGDNN, encoded by the exons ATGAATGATTATAATGGTACTCATGAGAGTGGCAATTTTATGGAACTATTAATGGATGGGGATTACAGAAATTACTGTGATTATCATGATGGTGGTGATTATAACAATGCTGACAATAATAATGATGGTGATAacaatgatgataatgatggtgAGAGTAGTGACAGTGATGATGACAGTGACAGtgattctgatgatgatgatagtaaCGACGATTCTAATGAGGAGTTTTACCAACTTGTGGCAGTTACCTGTGAAACAGTTGTGACATATTTCAATAAATACATTAATAAGACTCTTTGTTATGATTCTGAACAAATAGGGTGGGCTTGGATGAGACGTTGTATGGAAGGTAATGAGAAATTGTGTTACAACATGTTTAGAATGAAAAATGAGGTGTTTCTTAATTTGTGTCAAGTTTTACAACATGACTATGGACTTCAACATTACTATGGACTTCAACATTCAAGGAATATAAGGTTAGAAGAGTCAGTGGCAATCTGTTTACTGATACTTGATCATGGAACATGTAACCGAATAGTTCAAGAAATATTTCAGCATTTGGGTGAAACCATAAGTAGACATTTTGAGAAGATGATCACTCTATTGGGTGCTCGCTTTGTAGCTACATATGTAAAGCCTTCGGATCCAACTTTTAGTGAAGTTCCAACCAAAATACAAGACCATCCAATTTATTGGCCACATTTCAAA aATTGCATCGGTGCGATTGATGGCACACATGTGACAACGGTTGCACCTACTGAGAAGTCCATTCCATACTTTGGAAGAAAGGGATATCCAACCCAAAATGTGATAACTGCATGTGACTTTGATATGTTATTCACATTTGTTTTGCCTGGGTGGAAAAGTGCAGCACACGAcactcacatttttcttgataCTATTCGTAAACAAAGTAATAACTTTCCGCACCCACCACCAG ggaaATATTATGTAGTTGATTCTGGATACCCAATGATGAAAGGCTATTTGGCACCATCTTCGGGGATATCATACCATCTTCAAGACTTTCGAAGGAGAGGTGGAAATCCTAGAACTAGAcatgaaaattttaatcatGCTCACTCATCTCTTCGATGTACGATTGAGCGCACTTTTGGTGTGTGGAAGAATAAATGGAGAATTATCAGAAACATGCCATCTTTTCCATTCCATATCCAAATACTTATTGTATCTGCTACTATGGTTCTTCATAATTTTGTTAGACTAAATGATAGAATTGATAGGGGCTTCATAAACGCCAATCGAGATTCAATTTCTAGGAGAGAACATAATAGTGAAGCAGGTAGCAGTTATGAGCAGAACTCAGGATCTTTAACAGACCCTGAGATGGTGGTTCTTCGTGATTCCATTGCTAATTCCATTTGGGGGGATAATAATTAG